A genomic segment from Desulfurella amilsii encodes:
- a CDS encoding threonine synthase gives MLVCNACGKKYPLSEPIWHCECGGVLDIEFKSELNFDIIKKRPPNMWRYRQAIPIDNDHNIVSFNEGFTPIVNYSVNQKEIFLKLDYLFPTGSYKDRGASILISKANELGIKKVIEDSSGNAGCAIAAYCAKAKIECEIYVPKDTSLAKLTQVKAYGAKLNIIEGNRLQTAQKALEDANSVYYASHTYNPFFYQGTKTLAFEIFEQLDFSVPDYLFIPTGNGTLFIGAYLGFTDLADNGYIDKLPKLIAIQSQNCAPIFKQYKENLKTSQRVTELHTLAEGIAINEPLRANQIIDIVKKTHGDILTVNEQEIKDALIKLSLDGFYVEPTSASSLAGFLKYKPTTKSLVVLTGFGLKSNEKIQHIVENY, from the coding sequence ATGCTTGTTTGTAATGCTTGTGGTAAAAAGTATCCCTTAAGTGAACCCATATGGCACTGTGAGTGTGGTGGAGTATTAGACATAGAGTTTAAATCGGAATTAAATTTTGATATTATCAAAAAAAGGCCACCAAATATGTGGCGATATAGACAAGCAATACCCATTGATAACGATCATAACATTGTGTCATTTAATGAAGGATTTACCCCAATTGTAAATTATTCAGTTAATCAGAAAGAAATTTTTTTAAAGCTCGATTACTTATTCCCTACCGGTTCCTACAAAGATAGGGGGGCGAGCATACTTATTAGCAAAGCAAATGAGCTTGGCATAAAGAAAGTTATCGAAGATTCTTCCGGTAATGCAGGCTGCGCAATAGCTGCTTATTGCGCAAAAGCAAAGATTGAGTGTGAAATATACGTTCCAAAAGATACTTCACTAGCAAAACTAACACAAGTTAAAGCCTACGGTGCAAAACTAAATATAATAGAAGGTAATCGTCTACAAACAGCTCAAAAGGCGCTTGAGGATGCAAATAGCGTTTATTATGCAAGCCATACTTACAATCCATTTTTTTATCAAGGTACAAAAACACTAGCTTTTGAAATTTTTGAACAATTGGATTTTTCAGTACCAGACTATTTGTTTATACCAACAGGTAATGGCACGTTATTTATAGGTGCTTATTTAGGTTTTACTGATTTGGCAGACAATGGATATATAGATAAATTACCCAAATTAATTGCAATCCAATCTCAAAATTGCGCACCTATTTTTAAACAATACAAAGAAAATCTAAAAACATCACAAAGAGTTACAGAGTTGCATACACTTGCAGAGGGTATAGCTATAAATGAGCCTCTCCGTGCAAATCAAATAATAGATATCGTTAAAAAAACGCATGGAGATATTTTAACTGTAAATGAGCAGGAAATCAAAGATGCTTTAATTAAGCTTTCTTTGGATGGTTTTTATGTTGAACCAACATCAGCAAGCAGTTTGGCGGGTTTTTTAAAATATAAACCTACTACTAAAAGCTTAGTTGTGCTAACTGGTTTTGGTCTAAAGTCGAATGAAAAAATACAACATATCGTCGAAAACTATTAA
- a CDS encoding sigma-54-dependent Fis family transcriptional regulator, with product MEIESKNKLLLELNNALISKYDPKVFSNTLAEIIKTKVAHYDRFSITILDPEDTCVNYFNSPYGIEIPEIDQNKRNLMQASLSQYVIKNKRPLIIYDLLKYSNWPSVPPMIKKGLKSAISIPLIHREAPLGSMHIYFKNAPSNIDEISNFLVVFSKQLALLIDNIIIHAKDQEKIDFLSKQNIYLQNKEQQMYKMNKFYFTSKKMRDILNFVNKIAILDVPVLITGETGTGKDFLARIIHYDSLRKNGMFVKISCPAIPQNLFESELFGHNKGAFTNATSQKVGQIELANNGTLFFDEIGDMPFTLQSKLLEVLQEKIIHRIGDNRTIRVNFRLISATNSDLEEKIRRNEFRSDLYYRINVFNINIPPLRERIEDIPILVDNISLEYSKIFNCKPPKFTESAIKLLQEYNWPGNIRELESFISKVIVIHSGNKVSSNEIKSLFSNNDKFFEKGNITLKELEKNYLLDILQKNNYNISKSAKILNIPRTTLQYKINKHKIFLPNQN from the coding sequence GTGGAAATAGAAAGCAAAAATAAACTTTTATTAGAACTTAATAATGCTCTTATTAGTAAATATGATCCAAAAGTATTCTCTAACACACTTGCTGAAATAATAAAAACAAAAGTTGCACACTATGATCGATTTAGCATTACTATACTAGACCCTGAAGACACTTGTGTTAATTATTTCAATAGCCCCTATGGTATAGAAATTCCTGAAATTGATCAAAATAAGCGAAATTTAATGCAAGCGTCTCTTTCGCAATATGTTATTAAAAACAAAAGACCTTTAATAATCTATGATTTACTCAAATATTCTAATTGGCCGTCCGTTCCGCCAATGATAAAAAAAGGTCTTAAATCCGCAATTTCAATCCCTCTTATACATAGAGAAGCCCCTTTGGGTAGTATGCATATCTATTTTAAAAATGCCCCATCAAATATCGATGAAATTTCTAATTTTCTTGTTGTATTTTCTAAACAACTCGCTCTCTTGATAGATAATATTATAATACACGCCAAAGACCAAGAAAAAATTGATTTTCTAAGTAAACAGAATATTTATTTACAAAACAAAGAGCAACAAATGTATAAAATGAATAAATTTTACTTCACAAGCAAAAAAATGCGTGATATTTTAAATTTTGTTAATAAAATAGCGATTCTAGATGTACCTGTCTTAATCACAGGAGAGACCGGGACAGGCAAAGACTTTTTAGCCCGGATTATACACTATGATAGCTTGAGAAAAAATGGAATGTTCGTGAAAATTAGCTGCCCCGCAATACCTCAAAACCTTTTTGAAAGCGAATTATTTGGACACAATAAAGGTGCGTTCACAAACGCAACTTCTCAAAAAGTTGGACAGATTGAACTAGCGAACAATGGAACATTGTTTTTCGATGAAATTGGAGATATGCCTTTTACTCTACAATCTAAGTTATTAGAGGTTTTGCAGGAAAAAATTATACATAGAATAGGAGATAATAGAACAATAAGAGTAAACTTCAGATTGATATCGGCCACAAATTCAGATTTAGAAGAAAAGATTCGCAGAAATGAATTTAGGTCTGATCTTTATTATCGTATTAATGTATTTAATATCAATATACCGCCATTAAGAGAAAGAATTGAAGATATACCAATTTTAGTGGACAATATATCATTAGAATATTCAAAAATATTTAATTGTAAACCTCCAAAATTTACTGAATCGGCAATCAAACTTCTTCAGGAGTACAATTGGCCTGGCAATATTAGGGAATTAGAAAGCTTTATTTCTAAAGTCATTGTTATTCATTCTGGAAACAAAGTATCATCCAATGAAATAAAAAGCCTTTTTTCTAACAATGACAAGTTTTTTGAAAAGGGCAATATTACTCTAAAAGAATTAGAGAAGAACTATCTTTTAGATATTTTACAAAAAAATAATTACAACATAAGCAAATCTGCAAAAATACTAAATATACCGAGAACTACACTGCAATATAAAATAAATAAACATAAAATTTTCTTACCAAATCAGAATTAA
- a CDS encoding mandelate racemase/muconate lactonizing enzyme family protein: MMEIKIIGLDAKAVSVPLIKTNPEQKWRESWSNQLILLIKTNTKITGVGEVFIHASSQKPYIELVKTLSNLIIGMDPTNINLVIDTLEKMTYASGRSGITSAVIAGIDTALHDIIAKSMNIPLYKLLGGKRRDAVRAYASFSRYNNIKEVIEIVKFALSQGFKDIKLHQGGVSVYEYVKSIRDELGYDFNLMLDLNCSLSLRDALLVLPKLEKYSISWIEEPTWPPENLDILKELSNSTNIPIAAGENFYCPYDYLKLIEIAKVKIIQPDIAKVGLSRIKKIITLAETTGCIVMLHCRPQSLWSTILASIHVGVTMPWENMIEASPTMPYQEPFIENIKFNNGMLSPTDVPGIGIRDEKWFDSFPPIEGNLPKFID; the protein is encoded by the coding sequence ATGATGGAAATTAAAATTATTGGTTTAGATGCAAAAGCCGTTAGCGTACCTTTAATTAAAACAAATCCTGAACAAAAATGGAGGGAAAGCTGGAGTAATCAACTAATTTTATTGATTAAAACAAATACAAAAATAACTGGTGTGGGAGAAGTATTCATTCATGCTTCGTCGCAGAAGCCCTACATTGAATTAGTAAAAACTTTATCAAATTTAATAATTGGAATGGATCCAACCAATATAAATCTTGTCATAGATACTTTAGAAAAAATGACATACGCTTCCGGAAGGAGCGGTATAACTTCTGCTGTTATAGCCGGAATAGATACAGCATTGCATGATATTATTGCAAAATCAATGAATATTCCTCTATATAAATTACTAGGTGGAAAAAGGCGCGATGCAGTCAGAGCGTATGCAAGTTTTTCAAGATATAATAATATTAAAGAAGTAATAGAAATCGTAAAATTCGCACTGAGTCAAGGGTTTAAAGACATCAAATTGCATCAAGGAGGAGTTTCTGTATACGAGTATGTTAAATCAATAAGAGATGAATTAGGATATGACTTTAACTTAATGTTGGATTTGAATTGCAGCTTATCGTTAAGAGACGCATTGTTAGTACTCCCAAAATTAGAAAAATATTCAATTAGTTGGATTGAAGAGCCAACTTGGCCACCGGAAAATTTAGATATTCTCAAAGAGTTGTCAAATAGCACAAACATACCTATTGCAGCCGGAGAGAATTTCTACTGTCCTTATGATTATTTAAAGCTAATAGAGATAGCAAAAGTAAAAATTATTCAACCTGACATCGCAAAAGTCGGTTTAAGTAGAATTAAAAAAATCATAACTCTGGCTGAAACAACTGGCTGTATAGTTATGTTACATTGCAGACCTCAATCGTTATGGTCTACAATTTTGGCTTCAATACATGTTGGCGTTACAATGCCATGGGAAAATATGATAGAGGCTTCGCCGACAATGCCTTACCAAGAACCGTTTATAGAAAATATAAAATTTAATAATGGCATGTTGTCCCCAACAGATGTCCCTGGAATAGGCATAAGAGATGAAAAGTGGTTCGATAGTTTTCCTCCTATCGAAGGCAATTTACCGAAATTTATAGATTAA
- a CDS encoding tripartite tricarboxylate transporter TctB family protein, which yields MMIRDVAFAILLIFVSVIGYVKVENLSFTSSFFPEMVCVVLATLVFIDIMLRIVKRVIKKQSIKKKKLFIDLFADKAGVAIILILLYIVILKDLGFIASSVLFIGLLSLYIKKASKIFDVLKIFIFSFLVTLFFYFIFYHLFNIQLPRGIIS from the coding sequence ATGATGATAAGAGATGTTGCATTTGCTATATTGCTTATTTTTGTATCTGTAATAGGTTACGTAAAAGTTGAAAATTTATCTTTTACTAGTTCTTTCTTCCCAGAAATGGTATGTGTTGTTTTAGCAACTTTAGTTTTTATTGATATTATGTTAAGGATAGTTAAAAGAGTTATTAAGAAACAAAGTATCAAGAAAAAAAAATTGTTTATAGATCTTTTTGCTGATAAGGCTGGTGTTGCTATTATTTTAATATTGCTTTACATTGTAATATTAAAAGATTTGGGTTTTATCGCCTCAAGTGTTCTATTCATTGGATTATTGTCATTGTATATTAAAAAAGCTTCCAAAATATTTGATGTTTTGAAAATTTTTATTTTTTCTTTTCTTGTAACGTTATTTTTCTATTTTATATTTTACCATCTTTTTAATATTCAACTTCCAAGAGGTATAATATCGTGA
- a CDS encoding aspartate/glutamate racemase family protein: MKTVGIIGGMGPLATIDLYTKIIKYTNAKTDQENLHVVIDSYPQIPDRTKYLKGEGENPLPYLLESAKNLKKGFNVDVYCMPCNTAHYFIDELRKNIDAPFVSIIESVFEETKQYNFKKLGILATDGTLLGRVYHDFFEKNGIKIENFDEKTQSLIMKAIYDVKANSVNFGAKVFNEALENITKNNFDLLIAACTEIPILLPYKQYDIQIIDATDCLAKNVVKFCKE, translated from the coding sequence ATGAAGACTGTGGGCATTATTGGCGGTATGGGGCCACTTGCAACAATAGACTTATACACTAAAATTATTAAATATACTAATGCTAAAACAGACCAGGAAAATTTACATGTAGTAATTGATAGTTATCCGCAAATCCCAGATAGAACTAAATATTTAAAAGGCGAAGGCGAAAATCCTCTGCCTTATCTTTTGGAATCAGCAAAGAATTTAAAAAAAGGGTTTAATGTTGATGTATATTGTATGCCATGTAACACTGCCCATTACTTTATTGATGAGCTAAGAAAAAATATCGATGCACCTTTTGTCAGTATAATAGAGTCTGTTTTTGAAGAGACAAAACAATATAACTTTAAAAAGTTAGGAATTTTGGCAACTGATGGAACATTGCTAGGAAGAGTTTACCATGATTTTTTCGAAAAAAACGGTATAAAGATTGAAAATTTTGATGAAAAAACACAAAGCTTAATCATGAAAGCTATATATGATGTGAAAGCTAATTCAGTAAACTTTGGCGCAAAGGTATTTAATGAAGCTTTAGAGAATATAACAAAAAATAATTTTGATTTATTGATAGCTGCTTGCACAGAAATACCGATTTTATTACCTTATAAACAATATGATATACAAATAATTGATGCAACGGATTGCTTAGCTAAAAACGTAGTAAAATTTTGTAAGGAGTAA
- a CDS encoding tripartite tricarboxylate transporter permease — MEHIISIFESLLTFQNILFIIVGVAGGALISSLPGLTATMTLALIIPFTFSMNATTSLLLLGGLYVGAIYGSAIPAILINTPGNPSGIATTFDGYPLNKKGETEKALMASGVGSSTGGIIGAIALLFLAPLLASVALSFGPPQLFWITVFALTIIGTLTSQSQLRGFIGGAIGVLIGCVGVAPIGGDVRYTFGMWQLQGGIELVSALIGLFAIPQVLEMVKEEKVRIGKVVSYKHKKGVLKEVIKYALKKPYLMIRSALIGIIIGIKPGAGGNIAGIISYNEAVRWSKEPEKFGTGVLDGVLAPDTATGSEVGGSLIPLLALGIPSAPPTAVLIGALLSHGMIPGPELFKKYSDIVYPFLFGFLIANIALLFLAIYLPRISSKLVNIPRYFLIPTIVFLCVVGSYSIRNSIFDVYIMVIIGLLGYLLKKFDITAGPLVLGLILGPIMEKALIQSMLLVKSGESIGEVFFGNAISIALVMLCILALIWPFISKKHSLSIEEK; from the coding sequence ATGGAACATATAATTAGTATTTTCGAATCGCTTTTAACATTTCAAAATATTTTGTTTATCATTGTTGGAGTGGCAGGTGGAGCGTTAATAAGCTCCCTGCCCGGTTTAACTGCAACCATGACTTTAGCTTTGATAATCCCTTTTACATTTTCAATGAATGCTACTACTAGCCTCCTTTTGTTGGGTGGTTTGTATGTAGGTGCAATCTATGGTAGCGCTATTCCTGCTATATTAATTAACACACCTGGCAATCCATCGGGAATAGCAACTACTTTTGATGGTTATCCGTTGAATAAAAAAGGAGAAACCGAAAAAGCTTTAATGGCATCCGGTGTTGGATCAAGCACCGGTGGAATTATTGGCGCGATAGCATTACTTTTTTTAGCACCACTGCTTGCAAGTGTAGCTTTAAGCTTCGGCCCTCCACAGCTCTTCTGGATTACTGTGTTTGCTTTGACAATCATAGGAACATTAACTTCACAGTCACAGCTAAGAGGGTTTATTGGTGGAGCAATTGGAGTATTGATTGGTTGCGTAGGGGTAGCCCCTATTGGGGGAGATGTTAGATATACATTTGGAATGTGGCAACTGCAAGGAGGAATAGAGCTTGTTTCAGCACTTATCGGTTTATTTGCCATTCCACAGGTTTTGGAAATGGTTAAAGAAGAAAAGGTTAGGATAGGTAAAGTTGTTTCTTATAAACATAAAAAAGGTGTATTAAAAGAAGTTATAAAATATGCACTAAAAAAACCTTATTTAATGATCAGATCTGCTTTAATCGGCATAATAATAGGAATTAAACCAGGTGCTGGTGGCAATATTGCAGGTATTATATCTTATAATGAAGCAGTTAGGTGGTCAAAAGAACCTGAAAAATTTGGTACAGGTGTTTTAGATGGAGTTTTAGCGCCTGATACTGCCACTGGTTCAGAGGTCGGTGGTTCTCTTATACCACTCTTGGCTTTGGGAATTCCTAGCGCACCACCTACAGCAGTACTAATTGGTGCCCTCCTAAGCCATGGAATGATACCAGGTCCAGAGTTATTTAAAAAATATAGCGATATAGTATACCCGTTTTTATTTGGTTTTTTGATAGCTAACATTGCTTTACTTTTTCTTGCCATATATCTACCGCGCATAAGCAGTAAATTAGTGAATATTCCACGTTACTTTTTAATCCCCACGATTGTTTTTTTGTGTGTTGTTGGTTCATATAGTATTCGAAACTCAATATTTGATGTTTATATTATGGTTATAATAGGTTTGCTTGGGTATCTTTTAAAGAAATTTGATATTACGGCAGGCCCACTAGTGCTTGGTTTGATATTAGGACCTATTATGGAAAAAGCCTTAATTCAATCAATGCTTCTTGTTAAATCAGGAGAGTCAATCGGAGAAGTCTTTTTTGGCAATGCAATCTCAATCGCTCTAGTCATGTTATGTATTCTCGCTTTAATCTGGCCTTTTATTTCTAAAAAGCACTCTTTAAGTATAGAGGAAAAATGA
- a CDS encoding MFS transporter, protein MPNKPKEAKFLTEEEKNWLINKISVEQEAKAKQEKISIGEAMKNGKTWLLAFIYFFGPVAGLFAASFWMPTIIKSLSKGYSAETVGFLAMIPWLFAAIMMVIVGKSADKKAEWRYHSQIPVLIGAIAVFLLLFVKAPFISIVLLSFITAGALSAFGPFWALPNKFLTGAAAAAGIALINAVGNLGGFAAPYIIGFIKTATGSMHYGLIALGVMMLIDVALLALLPKRITRGDIEV, encoded by the coding sequence CTGCCAAATAAGCCAAAAGAAGCGAAATTTCTTACTGAGGAAGAAAAAAATTGGCTAATAAACAAAATATCTGTTGAACAGGAAGCAAAAGCAAAACAAGAAAAAATATCTATCGGAGAAGCAATGAAAAACGGAAAGACATGGCTATTAGCTTTTATTTATTTTTTCGGACCAGTTGCAGGACTCTTTGCTGCTAGCTTTTGGATGCCAACAATAATCAAGAGTTTGTCAAAAGGATATAGCGCAGAAACAGTAGGTTTTCTTGCTATGATACCCTGGTTATTTGCAGCGATCATGATGGTAATAGTAGGTAAATCGGCCGACAAAAAAGCTGAGTGGCGATATCATTCACAAATACCTGTTTTGATAGGCGCTATTGCTGTGTTCTTGCTCCTTTTCGTTAAAGCACCATTTATATCCATTGTATTGTTATCTTTTATAACAGCAGGAGCGCTTAGTGCTTTTGGGCCATTTTGGGCTTTACCAAACAAATTTTTGACCGGTGCTGCTGCAGCAGCAGGAATAGCGTTAATCAATGCAGTTGGAAATTTAGGTGGATTTGCAGCACCTTATATAATCGGGTTTATTAAAACAGCTACAGGTAGCATGCACTATGGTCTTATTGCACTTGGAGTAATGATGTTGATTGATGTTGCTTTATTAGCTCTTTTACCTAAAAGAATTACTAGGGGTGATATTGAAGTTTAA
- a CDS encoding tripartite tricarboxylate transporter substrate binding protein, with translation MLNKLSKALVAFVVTIIGLFFFSLSAYASNFPSRPITYIIPFNPGGQSDIQARLQQSYLKQVLHVPIVVTYEPGGGGALGWSNLVHGATNGYTIAGINLPHIILQPLVRGKSAGYKTDQILPLAFFQRTPIGLAVLKTSPFKTLKQLVKYAKAHPGAVTISGVGKWTGHYMTYLEFEKAAGIKLTYIPSTGDSETVTNLLGGSTQVAFFNSNDFISYRSKLRVLAMASSKRLSFLPNVPTFKEQGYNIVESIDRGVGVKNGTPSAIVNTLEKAFMEVMHNKDTIEKMKAEGFEPIFMNMQQSEQHVKELKAKYELLLKQLGIHFKG, from the coding sequence ATGCTTAATAAATTAAGTAAGGCTCTTGTTGCTTTTGTGGTAACCATTATAGGTCTTTTCTTTTTTAGTTTGAGCGCTTACGCGAGCAACTTTCCTTCACGTCCAATAACATACATAATTCCATTTAATCCGGGAGGGCAATCAGACATTCAAGCAAGACTTCAGCAATCTTACTTAAAGCAAGTGTTGCATGTACCTATTGTTGTGACGTATGAACCTGGTGGTGGAGGGGCCCTTGGCTGGAGCAATTTAGTGCACGGAGCGACAAATGGCTATACTATAGCAGGTATAAATCTCCCGCATATTATATTACAGCCGCTTGTTAGGGGAAAAAGCGCAGGATATAAAACAGACCAAATATTACCATTAGCATTTTTTCAAAGGACACCGATAGGATTGGCGGTTTTAAAAACAAGTCCTTTTAAAACATTAAAACAGTTAGTGAAATATGCTAAAGCGCATCCTGGAGCTGTAACTATAAGCGGAGTTGGAAAGTGGACGGGACATTATATGACTTACCTTGAATTCGAAAAAGCTGCAGGCATAAAGCTCACTTATATTCCATCAACTGGCGACTCTGAAACAGTAACTAACCTTTTGGGTGGCTCAACTCAAGTTGCGTTTTTTAATTCAAATGATTTTATATCTTATAGAAGTAAGCTAAGGGTATTAGCTATGGCTTCTTCTAAGAGGTTGAGTTTTCTTCCAAATGTACCGACGTTTAAGGAACAGGGCTATAATATAGTAGAATCCATCGATAGGGGCGTTGGTGTAAAAAATGGAACACCAAGCGCAATTGTAAACACACTAGAAAAGGCTTTTATGGAAGTTATGCATAATAAAGACACAATTGAAAAGATGAAGGCGGAAGGATTCGAACCCATTTTTATGAATATGCAACAATCAGAACAACATGTAAAAGAATTGAAAGCAAAATATGAATTACTGTTAAAGCAATTGGGCATTCATTTTAAAGGATAA
- a CDS encoding UxaA family hydrolase, whose amino-acid sequence MELERIFAYRRENGRVGIRNHVVALSLDDISNAACEAVAANINGVLALPHAYGRLQFGKDLELFFRTIIGIGSNPNVAAAVVIGIEPDWTNKVVEAIAKTGKPVSGFSIERKGQLKAVEEASRQAMKYVVWASGLKKEEVDLKDIWVSVKCGESDTTSGLASNPTVGNVIDRLTEIGGTCSFGETSEITGAEEVCKQRAISPEVGEKFMAVWKEYNDLINTNKTDDLSGSQPTKGNIRGGLTTIEEKAFGNLQKIGKKAKYAGVLDYAESPNGPGLWFMNTSSAAAEAVTLWAAAGFVVHLFPTGQGNIVGNPIEPVIKLSANPLTCATMSEHIDYDCSQILKGKLTIEESGERLLNIMVQVCNGQVTAAECLNHREFILTKLYPSA is encoded by the coding sequence ATGGAATTAGAGAGAATATTCGCTTATAGAAGGGAAAATGGGAGAGTTGGAATAAGAAATCATGTAGTAGCTTTGTCTTTGGATGATATTTCTAATGCCGCCTGCGAAGCCGTTGCGGCAAACATTAATGGAGTATTAGCTCTGCCTCATGCTTATGGAAGACTGCAATTTGGCAAAGATTTAGAGTTGTTTTTTAGGACAATTATTGGGATTGGTTCAAATCCAAATGTGGCGGCCGCAGTTGTTATTGGAATTGAGCCAGATTGGACCAATAAAGTTGTAGAAGCTATAGCGAAAACCGGAAAACCTGTATCGGGTTTCAGTATAGAGCGCAAAGGACAATTAAAAGCAGTTGAAGAAGCAAGCAGGCAAGCAATGAAGTATGTTGTATGGGCAAGCGGCTTAAAAAAAGAGGAGGTTGATTTAAAAGATATATGGGTATCCGTGAAATGCGGCGAGTCAGATACAACTTCTGGCCTAGCTTCCAATCCCACCGTAGGCAACGTAATTGATAGGCTCACAGAGATAGGAGGAACTTGTTCGTTTGGCGAAACAAGTGAAATAACAGGGGCAGAAGAAGTATGTAAACAACGTGCAATTTCTCCCGAAGTTGGAGAAAAATTCATGGCTGTTTGGAAAGAGTATAATGACCTTATAAATACAAACAAAACAGATGATTTATCCGGTTCTCAACCTACGAAAGGCAATATTCGAGGCGGTCTTACAACCATTGAGGAAAAAGCCTTTGGAAATCTTCAGAAGATAGGCAAAAAAGCTAAGTATGCTGGGGTATTGGACTATGCGGAAAGTCCTAATGGTCCCGGTTTGTGGTTTATGAATACTTCATCAGCTGCAGCAGAAGCGGTAACGTTATGGGCAGCAGCTGGATTTGTAGTACATTTATTCCCTACCGGCCAGGGAAATATTGTAGGAAATCCAATCGAGCCTGTTATAAAACTTTCCGCAAACCCGCTAACGTGTGCAACTATGAGCGAACATATAGACTATGATTGTTCACAAATTCTCAAAGGGAAGCTAACCATAGAGGAGTCGGGAGAAAGGTTACTTAATATTATGGTGCAAGTATGCAATGGTCAGGTGACCGCTGCAGAATGTTTAAATCATAGAGAATTTATATTAACCAAACTATACCCAAGTGCTTAA
- a CDS encoding UxaA family hydrolase — MSEVRFLIHGSADNVGVATADIKAEEDVVGLYMDSQKTVELKAEEEIPLGHKIALCDVNVGDSIIKYGHDIGKVVVPIKKGDHVHIHNLKTRRW; from the coding sequence ATGAGTGAAGTAAGGTTTCTAATCCACGGTTCAGCTGATAATGTCGGCGTTGCCACAGCTGATATTAAGGCAGAGGAAGATGTAGTTGGTTTGTACATGGATTCGCAAAAAACAGTAGAATTAAAAGCAGAAGAAGAAATTCCCCTTGGGCACAAAATAGCTTTATGCGACGTTAATGTAGGAGATAGTATAATAAAATACGGGCACGATATAGGCAAGGTGGTTGTACCTATAAAAAAAGGTGACCACGTTCACATTCATAACTTAAAAACAAGGAGGTGGTAA
- a CDS encoding MFS transporter: MPSNLILNKIGARIWIGVVLVLWGLIATLTGFVKTPDQLYLIRFLLGLVEAGFFPGVILYLTFWFPQRELAQAVALFMTALAISSVIGSPISGIILDHVSWGGLESWRWLFNLY; the protein is encoded by the coding sequence GTGCCAAGTAATCTAATATTAAACAAAATTGGGGCACGCATATGGATAGGTGTTGTACTTGTTTTATGGGGATTAATTGCTACTCTAACAGGCTTTGTTAAAACACCCGACCAACTTTATTTGATTCGTTTTTTACTAGGACTTGTAGAAGCTGGATTTTTCCCAGGCGTTATTTTGTATTTAACCTTCTGGTTTCCTCAAAGAGAGTTAGCGCAAGCGGTTGCTTTGTTTATGACAGCATTAGCTATATCAAGCGTTATTGGCTCTCCAATATCTGGCATAATATTAGATCATGTAAGTTGGGGTGGATTAGAAAGCTGGAGGTGGTTATTTAATTTATATTAG